The Euphorbia lathyris chromosome 2, ddEupLath1.1, whole genome shotgun sequence genome includes a window with the following:
- the LOC136218268 gene encoding small ribosomal subunit protein uS13z/uS13y/uS13x-like, whose amino-acid sequence MSLVANEEFQHILRVLNTNVDGKQKIMFALTSIKGIGRRFANIVCKKADVDMNKRAGELSAEELDKLMVIVANPRQFKIPYWFLNRQKDYKDGKYHQVVSNALDMKLRDDLERLKKIRNHRGLRHYWGLRVRGQHTKTTGRRGKTVGVSKKR is encoded by the exons ATG TCGCTGGTAGCAAATGAAGAGTTTCAACATATTCTTCGTGTTTTGAACACGAACGTCGATGGTAAACAAAAAATTATGTTTGCCCTGACCTCCATCAAGGGTATTGGCCGCCGTTTTGCCAACATTGTCTGCAAGAAAGCCGATGTTGACATGAACAAAAG AGCTGGTGAACTATCAGCTGAAGAGCTTGACAAACTTATGGTGATTGTTGCTAATCCCCGTCAGTTCAAGATTCCATATTGGTTCTTGAACAGGCAAAAGGATTACAAGGATGGGAAGTACCACCAGGTTGTATCCAATGCCTTGGACATGAAGTTGAGAGATGACCTTGAGCGATTGAAGAAGATCAG AAACCACCGAGGTCTTCGTCACTACTGGGGTCTCCGTGTTCGTGGACAGCACACCAAGACTACTGGACGCAGGGGAAAGACTGTTGGTGTCTCCAAGAAGCGATAA